From Symphalangus syndactylus isolate Jambi chromosome 21, NHGRI_mSymSyn1-v2.1_pri, whole genome shotgun sequence:
GAAAGGTAAATGCTGATAAATATTGAGAACTTGCCTTCCAGAAAGATGTAACAATTACACTGCCACAAACTGTGTTTTTGTGTAGCCATTTTATCACATCCTCATCAAAACCAAAATCACACAAATCAAATTGGTTAaaaaatgcatgtgtgtgtgtggaggggggtgCGGATTTTGCAGTTCTGTAGTAAAGAACGAAGTtcatcttttcatgtttgttggccagttGTGTTTCTTCTCTTTGGATTGTATATTTGTACCTCTTGACCATTTTTCATTGGGTCATTAtaaattagttttaattttaatataaattaaataatataaatccgttttaatgttaatataaatttttcttttttctttttttttttgagacagagtcttgctctgtctcccaggctggagtgcggtggcgcgatcttggctcactgcaacctccacctcccaggctcaagccattctcctttttttttttttttttttttttttctcgagacggagtctcgctctgtcgcccaggctggagtgcagtggcgcaatctctgctcactgcaagctccgcctcccgggttcacgccattctcccgcctcagcctctccgagtagctgggactacaggcgcccgccaccacgcccggctaatttttttgtattttttagtagagacgaggtttcactgcggtctcgatctcctgacctcgtgatccgcccgcctcggcctcccaaagtgctgggattacaagcgtgagccaccgcgcccggcctaagccattctcctgcctcaacctcctgagtagctgggattacaggcgtgtgccactacgcccagctaagttttgtatttttagtagagatggggtttcaccatgttggccaggctggtcttgagctcctgacctcaggtgatctgcccgcctcggcctcccaaattgctgggattataggtgtgaaccaccatgcctggctgttaaTATAAATGTCATTATAAATTAGCATTATAAATTAGTTcataaattatatgtttataaatgaGTATCAATTAGCAATATAAACTATTGTCatatgttgtaaatatttttgtagtttatGATGATGagaagtttttaaacattttaagttttcGACATAGTAGTTTTATGTAGATACCGAGGTAATAGTATTTACATAGTCAGATCTGCCATTTTCCTTTGTCTTATCTGACTTCAGTTTTTACGCCTAAAAAGTTTTTCCCTATCCTTACTTGTAAACCCTCAGTTTTCTTCAAGAACTGTTTTGTTTACATTGAAACCTTTAatccatttgaattttttttcagtggGAGGTAGGAATGGAGTATTTTCCTCCCAGATAATGAGCCAGTTCTAATGCCATTTATTAATGTGTCCATTTTTTACCTTGTTCCTCTTAAAAGAAGCTTTGAGAGCTGTATGAAGGAGCCTGATGGCACCGAGCTAGGCCTCTCTAGAGGCTGGGTGGGGAAGACCATGGAGAGACATAACAGTAACTCCTGCTTGGGGGTACCAGCTCCTCTGGGTGCCTGATGCTGGTGGCAGCTGTCACAGCGAGCAGGGCTAGCCAGAGGAGACGGACGAGTCTGTGCTGTTGTCCCTCTGTGGCATGCTGGGAGACAGCGAGGTGGGAAGGACGGGGAGAACAGAACGTGCTCACAAAGAGGAGGTAGGAAGGTTGGATCCCTGATGAGCCTTGGAATGGAGGTGGGGAGAAGCAAGGATGTGTGGAAATAGCAagaagtggaagagagagaggctgaggggagaaAAAAGTCACTGAGGCCAAGTGGCAGGAGCTCAACTGAAGAAATGAGATTGGTGGTGGGTTTTCCCTATATCGCAGGGTCTGACTGCCAATCTGCTGCTCCTCCAAGGCCTCAGTGGCTGTGGCATGAAACATCCTGAGGGGCTTGTAAGGTGGACACTCTGCCCCTCACATTTGGGCCATTTTTCAGGTGGAGCCTTTTGCCAGCTTGACCGAGGCCGTGCGGAGCTCAGTTCCCCGACTGCTCATCAACCGGGACTTGGTGGGGCCCTTGGCTTGGCATCCTCGCAGCAGGGACGTGGCCCAGCTGGGGGACGTGGTTCACGGCGTGGAAAGGCTAGTGGAGCTTTTGGGCTGGACAGAAGAGATGCGGGACCTTGTGCAGCGGGAAACTGGGAAGGTACAGACTGCTGAGGAGGACCATCCAAGGGGCTGCCCTTCTCACTGCTCTAGGGTATGGTCCACCTGATAGGGAGCCCCATTGGCTAACACAGTAACAGTAATAGCTGATGATGCTGTGAATCCTGCACCAGGCACTACCTGGACCTGACTGGGTATTACTTTCAATACCTccatttagagatgaagaaacagatgcTAACAGGCCAAGCAGGGACACGGTCCAGACACTCAGGGCTTATGAGTCTGTATTCTTAACAGACTATAGGCGTTATCTTCACTCCCTAAAATAAAGCAGCCAACAGTGTTCCTCTAAGGCCTGGTATGTGATTCTAAGATGATACGGGTTAAAGAACTTTGAGAAGCTAAAGTTCTCTGCATCTGTGTTGGATGAAGGCTACATTAGTGATGCTTTTCGGAATTGGTATGAGAGCCATTGATCAATTATAATCTGAGGAAAGCCAAAGAGCCTTGATGCTTTCTAAGAGATTCCAAACCACCTGTAAACAAGTAAAGTTACAGAAAATGCAGTTTCCCATGAGAATCATGTAGCATGCATAGCCTTGATTAAAGAGTTTTCAATGGGAGGTGTCAGTAAGCATTTAAAGTCCAGTGTTATGATTACAGGCAGGTGTAACACTGTCCAAAGGGGATTTcaccagtgtattagtctgttctcatgctgctcatACAGgcatccctgagactgggtaatttataaaggaaagaggtttaatggactcacagttccatatggctgtgaggggcctcacaatcatagtggaaggcaaaggaggagcaaagtcacgtcttacatggcggcaggcaagaggacatgtgcaggggaactgccctttataaaactatcagatcttgtgagacttactatcacaagaacagcatgggaaagtcccgcccccatgattcagttacttctACTTGGCctcacccttgacacatggggattattacaattcaaggtgagatttgggtggggacacagccaaaccatatcaaccagaATATATCACAGTTGATGCTCCTCTTGCCTTCCAAGGCAGATGTCTTAGGAAATCCTGATCCTTTTTCCTTGTCCACAGCTGTGGCTGCCTCATGGCTTAGGGCCATGGGGTCAGCACTCTCCTCACCTCCACCAGTCCAAGACCTCCAACCTCTGGTCACAGGCTGATTTTTTACCAATCATGGTCACTTCATTATGGAAGCAGGGAACCCAGCTAACAATGAGGCTTAAACGCTGAGAGGCGAGTGCCTCCTGGCCAGCTCACAAGGCAGCAGAAATCTTACATCAGCCCAGCAGGCTTTTGTGAGGGAGCCTATTCCTGCTccaacctattttctttttttttgtaagggagtttcagtcttgttgcccaagctggagtgcaatggcgcgatcttggctcactgcaaccctgcctcccgggttcaagtgattctcctgcctcagcctcctaagtagctgggattacaggcatgcgccaccatgcctggctaatttttgtacttgtattagagatgggatttcaccatgttagtcaggctggtctcaaactcctgacctcaggtgatccacccacctcagcctcccaaagtgctgggattataggcgtgagccagcatgcccggcccAACTTCCTGTTTTCATAGAAAAGCAGATTGTAACTCTGGTAGCTCCTGTGGAGTTTTGGAAATGGCCTAATAGGATGTGAACTGTATTATCTAGTTTCACAGAAATGTATGTAAAATGggttatgatttcattttttgttttttaaagaattactATCCAAGGGGTTACTTTTCCAAATAGTGAATGCTTTTAAGCACATGAGCATCAGTACATCTTGATTTGGGTACTTAAAGTCCCATAGAATGAGGCTCTCCATTTAGCCACCCTGTTCTGCCCAGGCCTGCTGGGACCTCCTAGTCCAGCACAGTAGCAGCAGCATTGGCAGAAAGCACCttgttttgtgaaatattttgcaTGTCTGCAGCTAGAGCTGTTTGACCAGAGATCTGCTGGCCTGCCTGGGTGTGTAAACAGATAGCTGATACCCTCTGTCTTCTGTATTCCAGCTTGATGGACCAGACAAATAGGATGGCTGCCCCCACACAATAAATGGTGACATAGGAGACATCCACATCCCAATTCTGACAAGACCTCATGCCTGAAGACAGCTTGGGCAGGTGAAACCAGAATATGTGAACTGAGTGGACACCTGAGGCTGCCACTGGAATGTCTTCTCAGGCCATGAGCTGCACTGACTGGTAGGGCTGTGTTTACATTCAGGGCCACCCCATCACATATACAAAGGAGCTGCCTGCCTGTTTGCTGTGTTGAATTCTTTACTCTGCTGAAGCTCCTAATGGAAAAAGCTTTCTTCTGACTGTGACCCTCTTGAACTGAAACAGACCGACTGGAATCCCAGACCGAGTCTGCTTTCTGTGCCCAGGTGAACGGCAAGCTCAGCATCTGTTGGATAGAGATCCAGACTTGGGCCGAGCAGCCCCCAGCCCTCTTCATGTTCCAAAGTGTAGTCTTGAGGCCCTGGTGCTGCACTTCTAGCATGTTGGTCTCCTTTAGTAGGGCTATTTTTAGTGAGAGAAAATCTGTTCTTTCCAGCATGAAATACATTTAATCTCCTCAAAGGGAGTGCAAGTGTTGACATGAGTTGGAAAGGGAACCCTGGCGTCCCCTCTATTGGAACAGTCTGAGGACTGAAGGCATTTGTCCCTGGATTTATTGGAGATGGCCCAGCTCCTCCCTTTGAAGGTGGTCACATTCTGTTGCATCTCCATACTTAGCCTCTCCTCCAGAAACAGATCTGTTCCAGAACATTCCAGCACTTTCTATCTGGTCTCCTTGTCCCCACACTACGCCCCCCCACCCTCGCCAGGGCTTCCTCGAGTGACACTGTTAGAGCTAATCTTTGAGACAGGGAAGGCATTACTCACTTAAAACCCAGGCTGAGTCCTGGCCACCTGCTGGATTGTGACATAGGAGGTGGAATCCACTGAGCTCCTACTTCTGCACAGGCTCCTTCTCCTGGGGCTGCACCAAAGCCCAGCTCTGATGGCTCACCCTGTCAGGCACCAGCTGCTCCCTCCTGGGCTCTCACCCACATGCACATCCTCCTTCCTGGCATCAGATTACCTGCGTGTTTTCCCAGACAAAAGCACTTCCCATTCCTGAACCTTGCCTACCCTGGGCTGAGCTGATGGGAATAGATTTAATGACAGTGACTCCCAGCAAGGGGGTCTTTGCTCCTTAATAAGAACAAAAGGTGGAACTGGTGACCTAGGAAAACTGTTGAAttctaaaaagaatgaagttagttTCTAACCCTAGTTaatgttccttttttatttttttagtctcgccctgtcgctcagggtgcagtgcagtgttaacgatctcagctcactgcaacttctacctcctgcgtttaagcgattctcctgggtagctgggattacaggtgtgtcccaCCACGCCTAGCACATGGGCATATTTATAACAGAGACAAgctttcgctatgttggccaggctggtgtcgaactcctgggcttcaagtgatccacccacctcggcctcccagagtgctgggattacaggaatgagccactgtgcctggcccctttatttgataatttacacatatattcacacatacaTTTTTGCCCAAAACTCTTCTTTATTTCAAGATGATGTTTCTGTGGCTATGTCTGGTATGTGGTATAAATCTCAATCTATGGTCACACGAGGGGCATTTTCCTTGTTGTAAGTGTAGTCTAAACCAgtaggaaggaggtttaattgccAAAACCAGCGAGAACTCGGGCACTGTGGATACTACAGTGGGCAGCTGAACGAGGACCAAGGAGAATGTCTAAGAGGCCTCCAGCCCTGCGCTCAGTGAAGACAGGACAGAAACAACAGAGCATACATACCTCGGAAGTGTGTTCTGACACACTCGTATGGAAAGTTCTGACAGGTTTTCTCCCTGGGAAGTGCAGCACATGCCCCAACACACTGGCTCTGCCAGCGTGCCAATCCCAGATGTGCTTGCTCTGTACACACCCACATCCAACCCCCTGCCCTCCCATATGCTCTTCTGTGTGCCCAGGTAGACCCTGCCCTCAGGCAGCAGCTTCCGAACACATTCCTCTTGGCGCAGACAAAAGAAAGTATTCGTCTGTGGAATTCAAGGCTGAGCCCTGAGTTCTAGCACAAGAAGACCATTGCAGTCCAGAGATAAGAAACTGGACCAGAGGCAAATCATGAACAGAACCTTGGGAGTAAAGAGAAGAGATTTCTAAAATGGAGAAGTGGGAGCGGGTGTGGAGCCAGTGGGATGTGGCTTCCCCAGGTTGCAACCCCAAGGAAGTCTCTGGAAGCAGCACCAGTTCTAACGGGGGAGCAGAAGAGCTGCCATCCTCAGTCAGGGTCCGAGTCAGGGTCTGAGGAGAGCTGCTGCTCCATAGTCTCGCACATGGCATCCTGCAGGGACGTAAGATGACCCCGGGGACTCATGCCCATTGGCTGGATGACTCTGTTCCTATTGGGGAAAGGTGCaatggggctggggaaggggcccAGTTGGCCAGGCAGGGGTCCTGCTCACCCCTGGCTGCTACCTTCCTCCACCAAGTAGGCTGCTCCCATTTACTGGGGAAGCCTGGTTGGACCTTCTGTTAACTGGGCCCAAACCCTAACTGCTGCCTCCTGGCTTTAAGCAGTTTCCTAATGTAAACATCTAAATTGGCCTTAAGCAGGCTCTTAATTTGGACACTGGGCCATCTCCAATAAATCTGGCgacattagtcttttttttttttttttttggagaggaagtctcactctgtcgccaggctggagtgcagtggcacagtcagctcactgcaatctctgcctcccgggttcaagtgattcccctgcctcaacctcccaagtagctgggactacaggcgcccaccaccacgcccagctaacttgtttttttgtattttagcagagacggggtttcaccacgttggcccggatggtcttgatctcctgaccttgtgatccacctgcctcagcctcccaaagtgctgggattataggcgtgagctaccatgcccggccttagaCAGTCTCTtaatttctctgggcctcagttatcatctgtaaaaggggCACAATACTGATTCAATATACCCATCCCCTGGGGGATTTCCTCCAGGGCCAGTGATTTCAAACATCAGCAATGCAACCTAATACCAGGATCCTAAGCTCTCCTCTGATCCTACCTCCTGGGGCTCACAAGACAGGATGTGGGTCAGCTCTCCCTTCTCCCAGCTGCAGGCCCCTCCTTGTCATGCCACACACCTGGAGAGCTTGTCAAACATGGTCACCAGCTTCATGGCCTCGTGCTCCTTCTGCTCCTCCGTCATGCCCTCCATAGGGTTAGGCGGCTTCTCCTCCACCCTCCCGGTCACTGGGTTTATGCTGTTTCCCAGTGGGTGGAATGTGGGGAATGCATTAGTGACTCTCCAGGACAGGAGGCAAGCCACCTATTTTCCCAGTGGGGTGAGGTGGGCAAGGCAACTGCAGGAAGAGGCCTCCCTCCAGAAGCGGCACAGGTAACCAGCTCCTGCCATCTGCCACCTTCTGGTATCCCAGATAGCACTTAGGAACAGGTGCTTGATTCTGGAAGGTCTTGTCCATTTGTCATCCTGTCCCACCCTACAGGGGTCCACATGGGTGTGGAAGCAGGGACTGGGGGGGCTGTGAATGGAGACCCGAGGGTGTGTTGGGGGCACACACCTGGCCTTGGCTTCCTTGTACTcatctgtgtctgtgtcctcatcctcCGAGTACTGGCCCTCGGGCCGGCCTCCCGCCATGAGGCCCCTGGCAGCCAGAAGGCCAGCAGCATTCCCGTAGCCCGTGTACTTGATGAATCGGGGCACTGAGGGGCAAGGCAGAGGTCAGTGTGCAAGCCTGGCTGAGGTGGGGTGGGCTGGGACCTGGGTCTCCATAACTCACCACTCTCAGAGCACAGGACAAACAAGAACTCGGCAGCCACCCTCTTCACATCCGTGTCCAGGTGTGTCATGAGGCGGACAAGCTTGTTCCGCAGCATCTCCCCAACCTCAGGCCGTGTCCTCACATCCCGCAGAGGGGGCAGCACCTGGGGAGGTGGCCATCCCTAAGCTTGGGCTTGGAGTAGCCAAGGGTCTGTGATCAGGGCTGAAACCACATCCCCCAGGAGCACCAGCTCCTCAGCCTCATACCTGGGCCTTCAGGAACTTCCTGGCTGGGCGGTGCATCCGGGCACATTCAGTCAGCACGCTCAGCACGGGAGCTACACTCTCCTTCAGCCTGTGTGTCTGTAGAGGATTCTCTGTCACCGGGGCTGTGCCCCTGCCTAATTTGAGACTGGCACAGAGTTACACCCCCCCACCGCCCCTTCCCACCAACATACACAGCAGCTGGTCCTGGCGGCAGAGGTTTGGGAATAAGCCCCTCTGCAGTTAGCGCAAGGCCAAGAGTGggtggtgggtgtctgtgtcACTTTTGAAAAGGACGGGGATAGAGCGTAACTCAGAGGTACTCGTAAGCTTTGTGACTTGGGAGAAATAACTGCTTTAAGTCTAATTACCTCAACTATAAACCAGAGCTGGGAAGAAAACACAAAGCAATTCAAGCTTTAGACTGGCGCACACATTGCCCTCAGATGTTGGTGGCAAAAAGAAACGAGAACCGAATCCCAGCTCTGTGTACTTCATGGACAGAGCAGGGAGTTCTTGACCCTCCTAGCATAATGTGCCTGGACCCCAGCACCAGCAGTGGCAGCGACGGGCACAGACAACCCCCCAGGTGTGTGTCCAATGCCAGCTCCCTATCCTGAGTTGCTCGCAGGCACCATGTGTGTCCCTTGCTTAGGCAGGTAGATTCCCAGGAGGTCTACTAAATCTTGGtttattgtactccagcctgctttCTGCAAGCTCCTGGAAGATGGTTAGAGCCCCAGCTGTCCAGATGCCCTGTAGTGCAGTCACAGGAGTGAGAGGGAAGCTTTGATCTGAGGTTCCTATGGGTCTCCTCAGGATGCTGAGGGACAGCTATGCTTGTAATCAAGGGCTGCCTGTGTCTAAGAGTTAAAAGCAGGGACTGGGGGGCTTCTCAGGACCACTCAATAAAGATCCACAAAGATTTAAGAAGTGAAACCTTCAAGTGTGTGGAAGGTGTCCACATGCTTCTCATGGAGGAAAGGTCTGGCGTCTTGCCAGGCTGGACCACAGAACAGCTGGAGGAATCGCCCATATCACACCACCAAGACGATCTCCACTTACCAGTGTGGACAGTGTAGAAGCACTGACCACAGCTGTGCAGGAGAACCAGTGCCAGAGCCACTGGGGGAGCATGCATAGCCATCCCCAGCCTACCTGGTGCAAACGCTTCTCTAGGAAGATGAGGAGGGCACGAATCACATCCATATTCACTCCCATGAACTCCACGGAGTCTCCATGTGGCTCCAGGGTGAGGAGAACATCCAGACACTTGAGGGGCAAGTTCCCCAGGAGGTTCACTGCGTGGCTGGGGACAGATGGAGGTGGGGGTCTCAATAGGGTTAATCCCTCAGCACAGGTGCAATCTTTGTGCCCCCGCTGAACCACACATTACATGAGCTGGCATGTGAGTCCCAAAGGGGCAGCGCTAGGGACCAAAGCCAAGGGCAGGGACTGATCTGAGAGGCACTGCCACTCAGCTGTACAGTGGGGTCCCCTGGAGAAGTGGGGGCACTGAGACACCCTGCCTCCCCCACCCTGTCTGAGCCAAAGCGCCAGACCATCTCTGGAAACCCAGACCAGCCTAGGGGCAGCTGGACCAAAAACGGGGCCAAGGAACCAATGTGCCCTAGTAAGTACTACACTGTTGCCACTACCAAGGCCCAGTTGGCACATTCCTGCCCCCAAATTCATGGCTGTTGTCTTGGCCACATATTAGAAGCACCCAGTATTCTCTGGAAATACACCGATGTCGTCTTACTCACCCAGACAAAGTCAGACCCTCTAGGGTGGGGCCTGGGCTCTCAGGTGAGTTCTGGTTCACAGCCAGGGTTGAGGACGACCATCTAGACATGTGGGCACACTTCCCTCCCAGAAAAAGCCCCATCCTCACCCATGGAACTCCTCTGTGCGGTCTCCAGCAGTAGCAATCATCACACAGTGCCGGAGAAGGGTCCCCAGGTGTCGGTAAAGGGCAGCGTCTTCCTGATCAAAGAAAGAAGGGTTCCTGTGAGGCGCCCCACTCATCCCACTGCTGCCTGCTGAGGCTCCACTGTCTGTTGCACTCCAGGACTGTGTGGCAATGACTGTGCACTTCCTGTACTGCGTACCTGGTCCCCTGGGATCTTCCTAGGTGACTGTGGGTAGTGCTGGGGGCAAAAGATGACCACTGCTGTCTTCCTAAAAACTCCATGAGTATTCTTCCAAGAGCACTTCCCTGATTAGGAACGTTAACACATACCCTTGGGATGAAGTCACACTCTGTCTCAGCCCCACTCACAGCCTCGTGGTGGAGGATCTCTTACAGTCTCCCCGGACACCACACAGCC
This genomic window contains:
- the RIC8A gene encoding synembryn-A isoform X2, producing the protein MEPRAVAEAVETGKEDVIMEALRSYNQEFSLQHSQSFTFDDAQQEDRKRLAELLVSVLEQGLPPSHRVTWLQSVRILSRDRNCLDPFTSRQSLQALACYADISVSEGSIPECPDMDVVLESLKCLCNLVLSSPVAQMLAAEARLVVKLTERVGLYRERSFPHDVQFFDLRLLFLLTALRTDVRQQLFQELKGVRLLTDTLELTLGVTPEGNPPKLLPSQETERAMEILKVLFNITLDSIKGEVDEEDAALYRHLGTLLRHCVMIATAGDRTEEFHGHAVNLLGNLPLKCLDVLLTLEPHGDSVEFMGVNMDVIRALLIFLEKRLHQTHRLKESVAPVLSVLTECARMHRPARKFLKAQVLPPLRDVRTRPEVGEMLRNKLVRLMTHLDTDVKRVAAEFLFVLCSESVPRFIKYTGYGNAAGLLAARGLMAGGRPEGQYSEDEDTDTDEYKEAKASINPVTGRVEEKPPNPMEGMTEEQKEHEAMKLVTMFDKLSRMPCARLWSSSSPQTLTRTLTEDGSSSAPPLELVLLPETSLGLQPGEATSHWLHTRSHFSILEISSLYSQGSVHDLPLVQFLISGLQWSSCARTQGSALNSTDEYFLLSAPRGMCSEAAA
- the RIC8A gene encoding synembryn-A isoform X6; the encoded protein is MEPRAVAEAVETGKEDVIMEALRSYNQEHSQSFTFDDAQQEDRKRLAELLVSVLEQGLPPSHRVTWLQSVRILSRDRNCLDPFTSRQSLQALACYADISVSEGSIPECPDMDVVLESLKCLCNLVLSSPVAQMLAAEARLVVKLTERVGLYRERSFPHDVQFFDLRLLFLLTALRTDVRQQLFQELKGVRLLTDTLELTLGVTPEGNPPKLLPSQETERAMEILKVLFNITLDSIKGEVDEEDAALYRHLGTLLRHCVMIATAGDRTEEFHGHAVNLLGNLPLKCLDVLLTLEPHGDSVEFMGVNMDVIRALLIFLEKRLHQTHRLKESVAPVLSVLTECARMHRPARKFLKAQVLPPLRDVRTRPEVGEMLRNKLVRLMTHLDTDVKRVAAEFLFVLCSESVPRFIKYTGYGNAAGLLAARGLMAGGRPEGQYSEDEDTDTDEYKEAKASINPVTGRVEEKPPNPMEGMTEEQKEHEAMKLVTMFDKLSRNRVIQPMGMSPRGHLTSLQDAMCETMEQQLSSDPDSDPD
- the RIC8A gene encoding synembryn-A isoform X4, encoding MEPRAVAEAVETGKEDVIMEALRSYNQEHSQSFTFDDAQQEDRKRLAELLVSVLEQGLPPSHRVTWLQSVRILSRDRNCLDPFTSRQSLQALACYADISVSEGSIPECPDMDVVLESLKCLCNLVLSSPVAQMLAAEARLVVKLTERVGLYRERSFPHDVQFFDLRLLFLLTALRTDVRQQLFQELKGVRLLTDTLELTLGVTPEGNPPKLLPSQETERAMEILKVLFNITLDSIKGEVDEEDAALYRHLGTLLRHCVMIATAGDRTEEFHGHAVNLLGNLPLKCLDVLLTLEPHGDSVEFMGVNMDVIRALLIFLEKRLHQTHRLKESVAPVLSVLTECARMHRPARKFLKAQGWPPPQVLPPLRDVRTRPEVGEMLRNKLVRLMTHLDTDVKRVAAEFLFVLCSESVPRFIKYTGYGNAAGLLAARGLMAGGRPEGQYSEDEDTDTDEYKEAKASINPVTGRVEEKPPNPMEGMTEEQKEHEAMKLVTMFDKLSRNRVIQPMGMSPRGHLTSLQDAMCETMEQQLSSDPDSDPD
- the RIC8A gene encoding synembryn-A isoform X5, with the translated sequence MEPRAVAEAVETGKEDVIMEALRSYNQEFSLQHSQSFTFDDAQQEDRKRLAELLVSVLEQGLPPSHRVTWLQSVRILSRDRNCLDPFTSRQSLQALACYADISVSEGSIPECPDMDVVLESLKCLCNLVLSSPVAQMLAAEARLVVKLTERVGLYRERSFPHDVQFFDLRLLFLLTALRTDVRQQLFQELKGVRLLTDTLELTLGVTPEGNPPKLLPSQETERAMEILKVLFNITLDSIKGEVDEEDAALYRHLGTLLRHCVMIATAGDRTEEFHGHAVNLLGNLPLKCLDVLLTLEPHGDSVEFMGVNMDVIRALLIFLEKRLHQTHRLKESVAPVLSVLTECARMHRPARKFLKAQVLPPLRDVRTRPEVGEMLRNKLVRLMTHLDTDVKRVAAEFLFVLCSESVPRFIKYTGYGNAAGLLAARGLMAGGRPEGQYSEDEDTDTDEYKEAKASINPVTGRVEEKPPNPMEGMTEEQKEHEAMKLVTMFDKLSRNRVIQPMGMSPRGHLTSLQDAMCETMEQQLSSDPDSDPD
- the RIC8A gene encoding synembryn-A isoform X1, with the protein product MEPRAVAEAVETGKEDVIMEALRSYNQEHSQSFTFDDAQQEDRKRLAELLVSVLEQGLPPSHRVTWLQSVRILSRDRNCLDPFTSRQSLQALACYADISVSEGSIPECPDMDVVLESLKCLCNLVLSSPVAQMLAAEARLVVKLTERVGLYRERSFPHDVQFFDLRLLFLLTALRTDVRQQLFQELKGVRLLTDTLELTLGVTPEGNPPKLLPSQETERAMEILKVLFNITLDSIKGEVDEEDAALYRHLGTLLRHCVMIATAGDRTEEFHGHAVNLLGNLPLKCLDVLLTLEPHGDSVEFMGVNMDVIRALLIFLEKRLHQTHRLKESVAPVLSVLTECARMHRPARKFLKAQGWPPPQVLPPLRDVRTRPEVGEMLRNKLVRLMTHLDTDVKRVAAEFLFVLCSESVPRFIKYTGYGNAAGLLAARGLMAGGRPEGQYSEDEDTDTDEYKEAKASINPVTGRVEEKPPNPMEGMTEEQKEHEAMKLVTMFDKLSRMPCARLWSSSSPQTLTRTLTEDGSSSAPPLELVLLPETSLGLQPGEATSHWLHTRSHFSILEISSLYSQGSVHDLPLVQFLISGLQWSSCARTQGSALNSTDEYFLLSAPRGMCSEAAA
- the RIC8A gene encoding synembryn-A isoform X3; the encoded protein is MEPRAVAEAVETGKEDVIMEALRSYNQEHSQSFTFDDAQQEDRKRLAELLVSVLEQGLPPSHRVTWLQSVRILSRDRNCLDPFTSRQSLQALACYADISVSEGSIPECPDMDVVLESLKCLCNLVLSSPVAQMLAAEARLVVKLTERVGLYRERSFPHDVQFFDLRLLFLLTALRTDVRQQLFQELKGVRLLTDTLELTLGVTPEGNPPKLLPSQETERAMEILKVLFNITLDSIKGEVDEEDAALYRHLGTLLRHCVMIATAGDRTEEFHGHAVNLLGNLPLKCLDVLLTLEPHGDSVEFMGVNMDVIRALLIFLEKRLHQTHRLKESVAPVLSVLTECARMHRPARKFLKAQVLPPLRDVRTRPEVGEMLRNKLVRLMTHLDTDVKRVAAEFLFVLCSESVPRFIKYTGYGNAAGLLAARGLMAGGRPEGQYSEDEDTDTDEYKEAKASINPVTGRVEEKPPNPMEGMTEEQKEHEAMKLVTMFDKLSRMPCARLWSSSSPQTLTRTLTEDGSSSAPPLELVLLPETSLGLQPGEATSHWLHTRSHFSILEISSLYSQGSVHDLPLVQFLISGLQWSSCARTQGSALNSTDEYFLLSAPRGMCSEAAA